A single window of Microbaculum marinisediminis DNA harbors:
- a CDS encoding queuosine precursor transporter: MALVVVASNILVQYPFTPWGLADYLTWGAFTYPFAFLVTDLTNRRFGPKAARTVVYVGFAAAVVLSIVLATPRIALASGTAFLTAQLIDVAVFHRLRQRLWWMAPLASSLIGSTVDTALFFTLAFAGSGVGTADYWGLTLPVWVGWATFDFLVKAVHAVAMLGPFHLLRSRIKASREEYPAL; this comes from the coding sequence ATGGCCCTGGTGGTCGTCGCCTCGAACATTCTCGTCCAGTACCCGTTCACGCCCTGGGGCCTTGCCGACTATCTCACCTGGGGCGCGTTCACCTATCCCTTCGCCTTCCTGGTCACCGACCTGACCAATCGCCGCTTCGGGCCGAAGGCCGCGCGCACCGTGGTCTATGTCGGGTTCGCCGCCGCCGTCGTGCTGTCTATCGTGCTGGCGACGCCGCGTATCGCGCTCGCCTCGGGAACCGCGTTCCTGACCGCGCAGCTGATCGACGTTGCCGTGTTCCACCGCCTGCGCCAGCGTCTCTGGTGGATGGCGCCGCTGGCGTCCTCGCTGATCGGCTCGACCGTCGACACCGCGCTGTTCTTCACGCTTGCCTTTGCCGGCAGCGGTGTCGGCACGGCCGATTACTGGGGGCTGACGCTGCCGGTCTGGGTCGGCTGGGCGACGTTCGATTTCCTGGTGAAGGCCGTGCATGCGGTCGCTATGCTCGGCCCCTTCCACCTCCTGCGCTCGCGCATCAAGGCCAGTCGGGAAGAATATCCCGCGCTGTGA
- a CDS encoding class I SAM-dependent methyltransferase: protein MNNLYDTIGLNYADLRRPDPRIARQVETALGDAETVLNVGAGTGSYEPSDRQITAVEPSARMIGQRPASDATVIQASAENLPFGDKSFDAAMAVLTIHHWSDKERGVAEMRRVTRGKIVFLTYDPSFRGFWLAEYFPALVSLDEGQMPTMADFARWLGPISVSSVPVPHDCTDGFLAGYWRRPAAYLDERVRTAMSCFWAMGDVSEGLAKLANDLESGEWERRHGHFAGLESLDCGYRLLESR from the coding sequence ATGAACAATCTGTACGACACGATCGGCCTGAACTACGCGGATCTGCGTCGACCTGACCCACGAATTGCCCGGCAAGTCGAAACAGCCCTCGGCGATGCGGAAACCGTCTTGAACGTCGGGGCCGGGACAGGCTCCTACGAGCCTTCGGATCGCCAGATCACGGCTGTCGAACCCTCGGCCAGGATGATCGGGCAGCGCCCCGCTTCGGACGCGACCGTCATTCAGGCAAGCGCGGAAAATCTGCCCTTCGGCGACAAGTCGTTCGATGCCGCGATGGCGGTTCTGACGATCCACCACTGGTCGGACAAGGAGCGGGGCGTCGCCGAGATGCGTCGCGTAACCCGCGGAAAAATCGTCTTCCTGACCTACGACCCTTCGTTTCGCGGGTTCTGGCTCGCCGAGTATTTTCCGGCGCTCGTTTCACTGGACGAAGGCCAGATGCCCACGATGGCCGACTTCGCGCGCTGGCTCGGGCCCATTTCGGTTTCGTCGGTGCCTGTTCCGCACGACTGCACGGACGGGTTTCTGGCCGGCTACTGGCGACGTCCGGCGGCCTATCTCGACGAGAGGGTCCGCACCGCGATGTCCTGTTTCTGGGCAATGGGCGACGTTTCGGAGGGGTTGGCGAAGCTGGCGAACGATCTGGAAAGCGGCGAATGGGAACGCCGCCATGGACATTTCGCTGGTCTCGAATCCCTCGATTGCGGCTACCGGCTGCTTGAGAGCCGATGA
- a CDS encoding DUF3108 domain-containing protein, with amino-acid sequence MKAGASLAGLGGRSACAVAFAGLVLSAGTTSAAEYKFKTDYSAYLAGVPVGKATLSGTFDGPQYRLDGYGKLTGLAGAVYDYTASASSAGRLMSGGTQPRAFSVDATDGKKSAKVRMTMNQDGVRRLKLTPPVPKEWYKHPNRVQVTDAHTKNTIDPMSALIVAGGNTPSGIDKRACERTVPIYNGRERFDVTLEFRKIESISSSDVPGGQVLVCGAHYRAIAGHRTDKKEVEMAEKIDIELKLAPVAGSDLLVPYRISIPTPIGLAVIQAGATTTTGALNTRAAALGE; translated from the coding sequence ATGAAGGCAGGTGCATCGTTGGCCGGTCTTGGCGGAAGGTCCGCCTGCGCGGTCGCGTTTGCGGGGCTTGTCCTGTCGGCAGGCACGACATCGGCCGCCGAGTACAAGTTCAAGACCGATTACAGCGCCTATCTCGCCGGCGTCCCCGTCGGCAAGGCCACCCTCAGCGGCACGTTCGACGGCCCCCAGTACCGTCTCGACGGATACGGCAAGCTCACCGGGCTCGCCGGTGCCGTCTATGACTATACGGCCAGCGCCTCCTCGGCCGGCCGCCTGATGTCGGGCGGAACACAGCCGCGCGCCTTCAGCGTCGACGCCACCGACGGCAAGAAGTCCGCCAAGGTCCGCATGACCATGAACCAGGACGGCGTCCGCCGCCTGAAGCTGACCCCGCCGGTGCCCAAGGAATGGTACAAGCACCCCAATCGGGTGCAGGTCACCGACGCGCATACCAAGAACACGATCGATCCGATGAGCGCCCTGATCGTCGCCGGCGGCAATACGCCGAGCGGAATCGACAAGCGCGCCTGCGAACGCACCGTGCCGATCTACAACGGCCGCGAGCGCTTCGACGTGACGCTCGAGTTCCGCAAGATCGAATCGATCTCCAGCAGCGACGTCCCGGGCGGACAGGTTCTCGTCTGCGGCGCCCACTACCGCGCCATTGCCGGCCATCGCACCGACAAGAAGGAGGTGGAGATGGCCGAGAAGATCGATATCGAGCTGAAGCTCGCCCCGGTCGCCGGATCCGATCTGCTGGTGCCCTACCGCATTTCGATCCCGACCCCGATCGGCCTCGCCGTCATCCAGGCAGGCGCGACCACGACGACCGGCGCATTGAACACGCGCGCAGCCGCGCTCGGCGAATAA
- a CDS encoding helicase-related protein, with the protein MSIAPDVGHHPAARSRAVTAILGPTNTGKTHLAIERMLGHESGVIGLPLRLLAREVYNRVVERAGAEAVALVTGEEKIKPENPKYWVCTVEAMPRDLDVAFVAIDEVQLAADLDRGHVFTDRILRRRGREETLLLGAATMRPILTRMMPNLNVITRPRLSHLAYSGQKKITRLPRRSAIVAFSADDVYAIAELVRRQRGGAAVVLGALSPRTRNAQVGLYQNGDVDFLVATDAIGMGLNLDVDHVAFAARRKFDGWQFRDLNPAEMGQVAGRAGRHMRDGTFGVTGRVDPLEDELVARLESHDFEPVRILQWRNTHLDFATMESLHASLAALPREDTLTRAPASDDVLALEAVARDLEIADIARGRDAVELLWDVCQVPDYRKIAPANHAELVATLYSQLMRYGHIDDDWFARQIGQCDRDDGDIDTLSNRIAHIRTWTFVANRPEWLGDPAHWQERARAVEDRLSDALHERLAQRFVDRRTSVLARSLRENPAMEAEIDASGDVTVEGHHVGRLEGLRFTPDPEADGQHLKAIAAAARRTLTGELNTRAERLAKDADEVIQLSLDGTFSWRGATIGRVEKGDSVLSPRVVLLADEHLAGAPRENAEARLAKWIDGRIAVHLGPLRALESDEAITGMARGVAFQLGEALGVLERPRVADEVKALSQDDRAQLRKHGVRFGAHHVYLPILLKPGPRVLAAQLWALHHGGLHQPGFDDIAALAQSGRMSVAVAPGTARSLYRAFGFRACGSRAVRIDILERIADLIRTALSWRPDGDAAPPPGAVDGRTFRVSEQMTSLAGCAGDDFAEILKALGYRSERRPAPATTEAKTEPAPQTADAGDAATTSEHPGTETETAAEAARVETAETPAVTSEGDPQSDTETVSEAVESETVTPDVVTPEVVEPTAAPAEAEPAEAEPAEAAAAPAEGPAEAQTETPVEATVDTPAETTAETPTETPDGTPTETATATEVPEAGTGEAESAEIVVWRPGRRPDAPRRRKPEQKGAKARQGDGKKPSRGEAKGRKSGRGDGRKGGRSRPDGPPQGKRPPKEPDPLSPFAALKDLRDTLNERGRSGA; encoded by the coding sequence ATGAGTATCGCGCCGGATGTCGGCCACCATCCCGCGGCGCGCAGCCGCGCGGTGACGGCCATTTTGGGCCCGACCAACACGGGCAAGACCCATCTCGCCATCGAGCGGATGCTGGGCCACGAGTCCGGCGTCATCGGCCTGCCGCTGAGGCTGCTCGCGCGCGAGGTCTACAACCGTGTCGTCGAGCGCGCCGGCGCGGAGGCCGTCGCGCTGGTCACCGGCGAGGAGAAGATCAAGCCGGAGAACCCGAAATACTGGGTCTGCACGGTCGAGGCGATGCCGCGCGACCTCGACGTCGCCTTCGTCGCCATCGACGAGGTGCAGCTTGCCGCCGACCTCGACCGCGGTCACGTCTTCACCGACCGCATCCTGCGCCGGCGCGGCCGCGAGGAGACGCTGCTGCTGGGCGCTGCCACCATGCGGCCGATCCTGACGCGGATGATGCCGAACCTGAACGTCATCACCCGCCCGCGCCTGTCGCACCTGGCCTATTCGGGCCAGAAGAAGATCACCCGCCTGCCGCGCCGCTCCGCGATCGTCGCCTTCTCCGCCGACGACGTCTACGCCATCGCCGAGTTGGTGCGCCGCCAGCGCGGCGGCGCCGCGGTGGTGCTCGGCGCGCTCAGCCCGCGGACCCGCAACGCCCAGGTCGGCCTCTACCAGAACGGCGACGTCGACTTCCTGGTCGCCACCGACGCCATCGGCATGGGCCTCAACCTCGACGTCGATCACGTCGCCTTCGCCGCGCGGCGCAAGTTCGACGGCTGGCAGTTCCGCGACCTCAATCCCGCCGAGATGGGCCAGGTCGCCGGCCGCGCCGGCCGCCACATGCGCGACGGCACCTTCGGCGTCACCGGCCGCGTCGACCCGCTCGAGGACGAGCTCGTCGCGCGCCTGGAAAGCCACGATTTCGAGCCGGTCCGCATCCTGCAGTGGCGCAACACGCATCTCGACTTCGCCACCATGGAGAGCCTGCACGCGAGCCTCGCCGCCCTGCCGCGCGAGGACACGCTGACCCGCGCGCCCGCGAGCGACGACGTACTGGCGCTGGAGGCCGTCGCACGCGATCTGGAGATCGCCGACATCGCCCGGGGCCGCGACGCCGTGGAACTGTTGTGGGACGTCTGTCAGGTCCCCGACTACCGCAAGATCGCACCCGCCAACCATGCCGAGCTGGTCGCCACGCTCTACAGCCAGCTGATGCGCTACGGCCACATCGATGATGATTGGTTCGCGCGCCAGATCGGCCAGTGCGACCGCGACGACGGCGATATCGATACGCTGTCCAACCGTATTGCCCATATCCGCACCTGGACCTTCGTCGCCAACCGGCCCGAGTGGCTTGGCGATCCCGCCCATTGGCAGGAGCGCGCCCGCGCTGTAGAGGACCGGCTGTCCGACGCCCTGCACGAACGTCTGGCGCAGCGTTTCGTCGATCGCCGCACCAGCGTGCTTGCCCGAAGCTTGAGGGAGAATCCGGCCATGGAAGCCGAAATCGACGCCAGCGGAGATGTAACCGTCGAGGGCCACCATGTCGGCCGCCTCGAGGGATTGCGTTTCACGCCCGATCCGGAGGCCGATGGCCAGCACTTGAAGGCCATCGCCGCCGCCGCGCGGCGCACCCTGACGGGAGAGCTCAATACCCGCGCCGAGCGCCTTGCCAAGGACGCCGACGAGGTTATCCAGCTCAGCCTCGACGGCACCTTCTCCTGGCGCGGCGCCACGATCGGCCGCGTCGAGAAGGGCGATTCCGTCCTGAGCCCGCGCGTCGTGCTGCTGGCCGACGAACACTTGGCCGGCGCGCCGCGCGAGAATGCCGAGGCGCGTCTGGCCAAGTGGATCGACGGCCGCATCGCGGTGCATCTCGGGCCGCTGCGCGCGCTCGAAAGCGACGAGGCGATCACCGGCATGGCCCGCGGCGTCGCCTTCCAGCTCGGCGAGGCGCTGGGCGTGCTCGAGCGGCCCCGCGTCGCCGACGAGGTGAAGGCCCTGAGCCAGGACGACCGCGCGCAGCTCAGGAAGCACGGCGTGCGTTTCGGCGCCCATCACGTTTATCTGCCGATATTGCTCAAGCCCGGTCCGCGCGTTCTCGCCGCCCAGCTCTGGGCGCTGCATCACGGCGGGCTGCATCAGCCGGGCTTCGACGACATCGCCGCCCTCGCCCAGAGCGGGCGCATGTCGGTCGCCGTCGCGCCGGGCACCGCGCGCAGCCTCTACCGCGCCTTCGGCTTCCGCGCCTGCGGCAGCCGCGCGGTACGCATCGACATCCTCGAGCGCATCGCCGACCTGATCCGCACCGCCCTGTCCTGGCGTCCCGACGGCGACGCCGCCCCGCCCCCCGGCGCGGTCGACGGCCGTACGTTCCGGGTCAGCGAGCAGATGACGTCGCTCGCCGGCTGCGCCGGCGACGATTTCGCGGAGATCCTCAAGGCCCTCGGCTATCGCAGTGAACGCCGCCCGGCACCCGCGACGACCGAAGCGAAAACGGAACCGGCACCGCAAACCGCCGATGCTGGTGACGCGGCAACGACATCGGAGCATCCCGGGACGGAGACCGAGACAGCGGCCGAAGCCGCTAGGGTCGAAACGGCGGAGACGCCCGCCGTTACGAGCGAAGGCGATCCGCAGAGCGACACCGAGACCGTATCGGAAGCGGTTGAGTCGGAAACGGTGACACCAGACGTGGTGACACCGGAGGTGGTGGAGCCCACAGCCGCGCCAGCCGAAGCGGAACCGGCAGAAGCGGAGCCCGCCGAGGCGGCCGCCGCCCCGGCGGAAGGACCGGCAGAGGCCCAAACCGAAACCCCGGTCGAAGCCACGGTCGATACCCCGGCCGAGACAACGGCCGAAACGCCGACCGAGACACCGGACGGGACGCCAACAGAGACAGCGACCGCGACCGAGGTCCCCGAGGCCGGAACCGGCGAGGCCGAATCCGCGGAGATCGTCGTCTGGCGACCCGGCCGCCGGCCCGACGCGCCACGCCGCCGCAAACCCGAGCAGAAGGGCGCGAAGGCGCGCCAGGGCGACGGCAAGAAGCCCTCGCGCGGTGAGGCAAAGGGTCGCAAAAGCGGTCGTGGCGACGGCCGCAAGGGCGGCCGCTCCCGGCCCGACGGCCCGCCGCAGGGCAAGCGCCCGCCGAAGGAGCCGGATCCGCTATCGCCCTTCGCCGCCCTCAAGGACCTGCGCGACACGCTCAACGAGCGTGGGCGCTCGGGCGCGTG
- a CDS encoding BolA family protein yields MSTGTKNTGDRIAEKLTTAFAPSALEVIDESERHHGHAGWREGGETHFRVKIVAQAFAGKSRVDRHRMVNDALADELADRVHALAVSAKAPGED; encoded by the coding sequence ATGAGCACCGGAACGAAGAACACCGGCGATCGTATCGCCGAGAAGTTGACGACCGCTTTCGCGCCGAGCGCGCTGGAAGTGATCGACGAATCCGAACGCCATCATGGCCACGCCGGATGGCGGGAAGGTGGCGAGACCCATTTTCGCGTGAAGATCGTCGCGCAAGCCTTCGCGGGGAAAAGCCGCGTCGACCGGCACCGCATGGTCAACGACGCGCTCGCCGACGAACTGGCCGACCGTGTCCACGCGCTCGCGGTTTCGGCGAAGGCACCCGGCGAAGACTAG
- the rpmB gene encoding 50S ribosomal protein L28, with protein sequence MARRCELTGKSVMTGNNVSHANNKTRRRFLPNLVNVTLLSDVLDRGYKLRVSAHALRSVEHRGGLDAFLLKARDEDLSDKALTLKRDIAKATAAKAA encoded by the coding sequence ATGGCCCGGCGTTGTGAATTGACCGGAAAGTCGGTCATGACCGGAAACAATGTGAGCCACGCCAACAACAAGACCCGGCGTCGGTTCCTGCCCAATCTCGTCAACGTGACGTTGCTGAGCGACGTGCTCGACCGCGGCTACAAGCTGCGCGTCTCCGCGCATGCGCTGCGCAGCGTCGAGCATCGCGGCGGTCTCGACGCGTTCCTTCTGAAGGCGCGCGACGAGGATCTGTCCGACAAGGCGCTCACGCTGAAGCGGGACATCGCCAAGGCGACGGCCGCCAAGGCGGCCTGA
- a CDS encoding esterase-like activity of phytase family protein has product MPRTAAPLLFALLLASWSAPMEAVATEAAVPVEASPVPAFDEDDPSRAVFDGLRFLGGIEVDSSDDRFGGLSGIEISGDGRKALLVGDNGDLFSATLDYDDGILAGLSDVAAYRLIGADGKPLGDKESSDAESLRALGGNGLAEGSVSGDFLIGFERDNRILQVRVDDKGAPVTAKRLALPDAVAALPENKGLEGIAVIPPGAPNGGAIVTFAESIVTEEPDVIPGWMIRNGEIRDLGLKRTSDFNLTDIVALPGGDLIVLERYFSIFSGVAMRLRRIPAAALDGPQPMEAATLLTAGSAHEVDNMEGVAVHTDAQGRTVLTIISDDNFNLLQRTLILQFELL; this is encoded by the coding sequence ATGCCCCGGACTGCCGCCCCCCTGCTCTTCGCGCTGCTGCTGGCGAGCTGGTCCGCGCCGATGGAAGCGGTGGCGACCGAGGCGGCCGTGCCGGTCGAGGCGAGCCCCGTCCCCGCCTTCGATGAGGACGATCCGTCGCGAGCCGTATTCGACGGCCTGCGCTTTCTCGGCGGCATCGAGGTCGACTCCTCCGACGACCGATTCGGCGGCCTGTCGGGAATCGAGATCTCCGGCGACGGCCGCAAGGCGCTTCTCGTCGGCGACAACGGCGACCTGTTCTCCGCCACCCTCGATTACGACGACGGTATCCTGGCCGGCCTGTCCGACGTCGCCGCCTACCGGCTGATCGGCGCCGACGGCAAGCCGCTCGGCGACAAGGAGAGCTCCGACGCGGAATCGCTCAGGGCCCTCGGCGGCAACGGCCTTGCCGAAGGCAGCGTGTCGGGCGACTTTCTTATCGGTTTCGAACGCGACAACCGCATCCTGCAGGTCCGCGTCGATGACAAAGGCGCGCCGGTCACGGCAAAGCGCCTCGCCCTGCCCGATGCTGTCGCCGCCCTGCCCGAAAACAAGGGGTTGGAGGGCATCGCCGTCATCCCGCCCGGCGCCCCCAATGGCGGCGCCATCGTCACCTTCGCCGAGAGCATCGTGACGGAAGAACCGGACGTCATTCCCGGCTGGATGATCCGGAATGGAGAGATCCGCGACCTCGGCCTGAAGCGCACCTCCGATTTCAACCTGACCGACATCGTCGCCCTGCCCGGCGGCGATCTGATCGTTCTGGAGCGCTATTTCAGCATCTTCTCGGGCGTGGCCATGCGGCTGCGGCGCATTCCCGCCGCCGCGCTCGACGGTCCCCAACCGATGGAGGCCGCCACGCTCCTGACCGCCGGCTCCGCCCACGAGGTCGACAACATGGAAGGCGTCGCCGTGCACACGGACGCGCAGGGCCGCACCGTCCTGACGATCATCTCGGACGACAACTTCAACCTGCTGCAGCGCACGCTGATCCTGCAGTTCGAGCTTCTGTAG
- the cobS gene encoding cobaltochelatase subunit CobS, whose product MNTAVTEPQALPDMKVSVRQVFGIDSDMEVPAYSEPDEHVPEVDPDYQFNRETTLAILAGFAYNRRVLIQGYHGTGKSTHIEQVASRLNWPCVRVNLDSHISRIDLVGKDAIVLKDGMQVTEFQDGILPWALQTNTALVFDEYDAGRPDVMFVIQRVLEVSGKLTLLDQRRVIRPHPAFRMFATTNTIGLGDTSGLYHGTQQINQGQMDRWSIVVTLNYLPHDDEVAIVLAKAKHYQNDEGRDIVSKMVRVADLTRNAFINGDLSTVMSPRTVITWSENAQIFGDIGMAFRMTFLNKCDEVERGIVAEFYQRCFGRDLPESAVNVALN is encoded by the coding sequence ATGAATACCGCAGTTACGGAGCCGCAAGCTTTGCCGGACATGAAGGTGTCGGTTCGCCAGGTGTTTGGTATCGACAGCGACATGGAAGTGCCGGCCTATTCCGAGCCGGACGAGCACGTTCCGGAGGTCGATCCGGACTACCAGTTCAACCGGGAAACCACGCTCGCGATCCTTGCCGGCTTCGCCTACAACCGCCGCGTCCTGATCCAGGGCTATCACGGCACCGGCAAGTCGACCCATATCGAGCAGGTCGCCTCGCGACTGAACTGGCCGTGCGTGCGCGTCAACCTCGACAGCCACATCTCCCGTATCGATCTCGTCGGCAAGGACGCGATCGTGCTGAAGGACGGCATGCAGGTCACCGAGTTCCAGGACGGAATCCTGCCGTGGGCGCTGCAGACCAACACCGCGCTCGTCTTCGACGAGTACGATGCCGGCCGCCCGGACGTGATGTTCGTCATCCAGCGCGTTCTCGAGGTTTCGGGCAAGCTGACCCTTCTCGACCAGCGCCGCGTCATCCGCCCGCATCCCGCCTTCCGCATGTTCGCCACGACCAACACCATCGGTCTCGGCGATACTTCGGGGCTCTATCACGGCACCCAGCAGATCAACCAGGGCCAGATGGACCGCTGGTCGATCGTCGTCACCCTGAACTACCTGCCGCACGACGACGAGGTGGCGATCGTCCTGGCCAAGGCCAAGCACTACCAGAACGACGAGGGTCGCGACATCGTCTCGAAGATGGTGCGCGTCGCCGACCTGACCCGAAACGCCTTCATCAACGGCGACCTGTCGACGGTGATGAGCCCGCGCACGGTGATCACCTGGTCGGAGAACGCGCAGATCTTCGGCGATATCGGCATGGCCTTCCGCATGACGTTCCTGAACAAGTGCGACGAGGTCGAGCGCGGCATCGTCGCCGAGTTCTACCAGCGCTGCTTCGGCAGGGATCTGCCGGAGTCGGCGGTCAACGTCGCCCTGAATTGA
- the cobT gene encoding cobaltochelatase subunit CobT, which translates to MSGPPTSNRKPGQPGRIAPNEPFKRAVTAAVKAISGRNDVEVTYASDRAGASGTNVRLPEPPRKMTAADAAVTRGLADSMALRLACHDQGVHRKLLPQGRNARTLFEAVEQARCESIGSQRMSGVADNIGAMLEARYQRMNTSAAESRADAPLEEAVALITRERLTGMAPPPSGQRVVDLWRDWIEQKAGGELDRLSELVDDQDGYARLVRDMIAAFDMADELGAEQEDDDESAEGDDSSDTQGESGEEGEQEAAEAAADESQESSEQDEGEVEATETSAEEIDEDADAADATDSTEPWRPNFPFSNMTGENAYRIFTSRFDETVTADELCDSEELERLRGFLDKQLHHLQGVVTRLANRLQRRLMAQQNRSWDFDLEEGTLDAARLHRVVIDPLHPLTFKMERDTDFRDTVVTLLLDNSGSMRGRPITVAATCADILARTLERCGVKVEILGFTTRAWKGGQSREHWLSSGKPLNPGRLNDLRHIIYKPADMPWRRARRNLGLMMREGLLKENIDGEALAWAHDRLLARPEQRRILMMISDGAPVDDSTLSVNPGNYLERHLRQVIEDIETRSPVELIAIGIGHDVTRYYRRAVTIVDAEELGGAMTEKLAELFEETPGPSRGMPRGGGARTRAVA; encoded by the coding sequence GTGTCCGGCCCCCCGACCAGCAACAGGAAGCCCGGCCAGCCCGGCCGTATCGCGCCGAACGAGCCGTTCAAGCGCGCCGTCACGGCCGCGGTTAAGGCGATCTCGGGGCGCAACGACGTCGAGGTCACCTACGCCTCCGATCGGGCCGGTGCGTCGGGCACCAATGTCCGGCTGCCGGAGCCGCCGCGGAAGATGACGGCCGCCGACGCCGCCGTCACCCGCGGCCTCGCCGATTCCATGGCGCTCAGGCTCGCCTGTCACGACCAGGGTGTCCATCGCAAGCTGCTGCCGCAGGGCCGCAACGCGCGGACGCTGTTCGAGGCGGTCGAGCAGGCGCGCTGCGAATCGATTGGCTCGCAGCGCATGTCCGGCGTCGCCGACAACATCGGCGCCATGCTGGAGGCGCGCTACCAGCGCATGAACACCTCGGCCGCCGAGTCGCGCGCCGACGCGCCGCTGGAGGAAGCCGTCGCGCTGATCACCCGCGAGCGCCTGACCGGCATGGCCCCGCCGCCGAGCGGCCAGCGCGTCGTCGACCTGTGGCGCGACTGGATCGAGCAGAAGGCCGGCGGCGAACTCGACCGCCTCTCCGAGCTGGTCGATGACCAGGACGGCTATGCCCGTCTCGTGCGCGACATGATCGCCGCCTTCGACATGGCCGACGAGCTGGGCGCCGAGCAGGAGGACGACGACGAATCCGCCGAGGGCGACGATTCCTCCGACACCCAGGGCGAGTCCGGAGAGGAAGGCGAGCAGGAGGCGGCCGAGGCCGCCGCCGACGAGAGCCAGGAATCCTCCGAGCAGGACGAAGGCGAGGTCGAGGCGACGGAAACCAGCGCCGAGGAGATCGACGAGGACGCCGACGCCGCGGACGCCACCGACTCCACCGAGCCGTGGCGGCCGAATTTCCCGTTCTCCAACATGACGGGGGAGAACGCCTATCGCATCTTCACCTCCCGCTTTGACGAGACCGTCACCGCCGACGAGCTGTGCGATTCGGAGGAGCTGGAGCGCCTGCGCGGCTTCCTCGACAAGCAGCTGCATCACCTCCAGGGCGTCGTCACGCGGCTCGCGAACCGGTTGCAGCGTCGCCTGATGGCGCAGCAGAATCGCTCCTGGGACTTCGATCTCGAGGAAGGCACCCTCGACGCCGCGCGGCTTCACCGCGTGGTCATCGATCCGCTGCACCCGCTGACCTTCAAGATGGAGCGCGACACCGATTTCCGCGATACGGTGGTGACGCTGCTGCTCGACAATTCCGGTTCGATGCGCGGCCGGCCGATCACCGTCGCCGCCACCTGCGCCGACATCCTGGCGCGCACGCTCGAGCGCTGCGGCGTCAAGGTCGAGATCCTCGGCTTCACCACCCGCGCCTGGAAGGGCGGCCAGAGCCGCGAGCACTGGCTTTCGTCGGGCAAGCCTCTCAATCCCGGCCGCCTCAACGATCTGCGCCACATCATCTACAAGCCCGCCGACATGCCGTGGCGGCGCGCCCGGCGCAATCTGGGCCTGATGATGCGCGAGGGGCTCCTGAAGGAAAACATCGACGGCGAGGCCCTCGCCTGGGCGCATGATCGCCTGCTGGCGCGTCCCGAGCAGCGGCGGATCCTGATGATGATCTCCGACGGCGCCCCGGTTGACGACTCCACCCTGTCGGTCAATCCCGGCAACTATCTGGAGCGCCACCTGCGCCAGGTCATCGAGGACATCGAGACCCGCTCGCCGGTCGAGCTGATCGCCATCGGCATTGGCCACGACGTCACGCGCTACTACCGCCGCGCCGTCACCATCGTCGACGCCGAGGAGCTCGGCGGCGCCATGACCGAGAAGCTCGCCGAACTGTTCGAAGAGACCCCCGGCCCTTCGCGCGGCATGCCGCGTGGTGGCGGCGCGCGTACGCGCGCCGTGGCCTGA
- a CDS encoding J domain-containing protein: MKLNSKWFDRIRVRPDEERRAAERVPQCEAPGCRQPGGHRAPKGRHKEGEYYNFCIDHVRDYNKSYNWFSGMSESDVQEWLRSRATGHRPTWSMGVDGKGQNAAGKRSAAEAFRAGMYSDPYDFFAEAGRGTPRGDEPSVRKRRIGALERRSLDVLGLDETATGPEIKVRYKELVKRHHPDANGGDRSKEDRLRSIIEAYNTLKASGFYRDS; encoded by the coding sequence ATGAAACTGAATTCAAAATGGTTCGACCGGATCCGGGTGCGCCCCGACGAGGAGCGCCGTGCCGCCGAGCGCGTGCCGCAATGCGAGGCGCCGGGCTGTCGTCAGCCGGGCGGCCATCGCGCGCCCAAGGGCCGGCACAAGGAGGGCGAGTACTACAATTTCTGCATCGACCACGTGCGCGACTACAACAAGTCCTACAACTGGTTCTCCGGCATGTCGGAGAGCGATGTTCAGGAGTGGCTGCGGTCGCGCGCGACCGGCCACCGGCCGACCTGGTCTATGGGCGTCGACGGAAAAGGACAAAATGCCGCTGGCAAGCGCAGCGCGGCCGAGGCGTTCCGGGCCGGAATGTACTCCGATCCCTACGATTTCTTCGCCGAGGCCGGCCGCGGCACACCGCGTGGCGACGAGCCGTCGGTGAGAAAACGCCGTATCGGCGCACTCGAACGGCGCTCGCTCGACGTCCTTGGTCTTGACGAGACGGCAACGGGCCCCGAAATCAAGGTTCGTTACAAGGAACTGGTGAAGCGCCATCACCCGGACGCCAATGGCGGGGATCGATCCAAGGAGGATCGGCTGCGCTCGATCATCGAGGCCTACAATACCCTCAAGGCCTCTGGCTTCTATCGCGATAGCTGA